A genomic region of Phragmites australis chromosome 2, lpPhrAust1.1, whole genome shotgun sequence contains the following coding sequences:
- the LOC133894458 gene encoding sm-like protein LSM3A produces the protein MTTAEEVIAGKEPLDLICLSLDKRIYVKLRSNRVLHGKLHVRSLIQDIRDVRFHKVETGLETISGRTHAVKENMDELPYSLGKNL, from the exons ATGACGACAGCGGAGGAGGTGATCGCGGGGAAGGAGCCGCTGGATCTGATATGTCTCAGCCTTGACAAGCGCATCTACGTCAAGCTCCGATCCAACCGTGTGCTCCACGGCAAGCTCCAT GTGAGATCTTTGATTCAGGACATCAGAGATGTCAGATTCCATAAGGTTGAGACTGGATTAGAGACAATATCTGGACGTACTCATGCTGTAAAG GAGAACATGGATGAGCTGCCATATTCACTTGGCAAAAATCTGTAG
- the LOC133894442 gene encoding uncharacterized protein LOC133894442: MLATANSLSLAPSCLTTSQAAMAGRATTSLALPLLMIRALHARASQLRNCCHFPGAASTPTAFLAALLFCAAAFPRAVAFFLPLVASTSACCAAAYLFVAASERKEVEAVLVSGEGEAEAGMLQVFGDANASAYRRGVQVGCFVRRSAKHGVDEDGEEVIFAGRLVPCASGQHGELEEELVALRVDRLAEGVWNSYFGGWSRWNYHD, from the coding sequence ATGCTTGCCACTGCTAATTCGCTCTCCCTCGCGCCTAGCTGTCTTACAACATCTCAGGCAGCTATGGCTGGTCGAGCCACCACCTCCCTTGCTTTGCCCTTGCTCATGATCAGAGCTCTCCACGCCCGTGCATCGCAGCTGCGGAATTGCTGCCATTTCCCCGGCGCTGCCTCCACGCCCACGGCGTTCTTGGCCGCGCTCCTCTTCTGCGCCGCGGCGTTCCCGAGAGCCGTGGCCTTCTTCCTGCCCCTCGtggcctccacctccgcctgcTGCGCGGCGGCTTACCTCTTCGTCGCTGCCTCGGAGCGGAAGGAAGTGGAGGCCGTGCTCGTCAGCGGTGAGGGGGAGGCGGAGGCCGGGATGCTGCAGGTGTTCGGCGACGCGAACGCGAGCGCGTACAGGCGCGGCGTCCAGGTGGGCTGCTTCGTGCGCAGGTCGGCGAAGCACGGCGTCGACGAGGACGGCGAGGAGGTGATCTTCGCCGGCAGGCTGGTGCCCTGCGCCAGCGGCCAGCACGGCGAGctcgaggaggagctcgtggcGCTGCGGGTGGACAGGCTGGCGGAAGGCGTCTGGAACAGCTACTTCGGCGGGTGGTCGAGGTGGAACTACCATGACTGA
- the LOC133894410 gene encoding LOW QUALITY PROTEIN: protein MEI2-like 2 (The sequence of the model RefSeq protein was modified relative to this genomic sequence to represent the inferred CDS: inserted 2 bases in 1 codon) gives MDRSPDPFNPPGLVVPPAMKMRQMAGSNNPWRAPLLNARGGLGDASLFSTSLPVFSHEKLNFPDSAHGTPLMDDTSAKLKVFDDDPEEKDYKFDFDLRQIDDLLPDEDLLFAGITDEVEPAGQTNNMEELEEFDVFGSGGGMELDLLDPVESITADLGNSSIGDGVRGNGISPFGLTSTVGTVAGEHPYGEHPSRTLFVRNINSNVEDSELRSLFEQYGDIRTLYTATKHRGFVMISYFDIRSARNAMRALQNKPLRRRKLDIHFSIPKENPSEKDLNQGTLVIFNLDPSVSNEEVRQIFGAYGEVKEIRETPNKKHHKFIEFYDVRASEAALRSLNKSEIAGKRIKLEPSRPGGTRRNLMQQLGHDLEQEEPRSYRHPHIGSPIANSPPGAWAHYSSPTDNSLQAFNRSPTGNGMSPIGMPSLMSNAAKIAPIGKDNNRSKYDQVFSNGNQPIGAAFQHSHSYPDHSSEHMSSSPGTLTGPQFLWGSPKPYSEHSQSPIWRPPAIGPAMLSNSHSQGLGFLYGSRQASLFGSSDQHHHHHVGSAPSGAPFESHFGFLPESPETSFMKQFRFGNIGNIGSGRNGGGLMLNMAGRASVNPVSSLSGSLTDNSSTNFRPMLSPRLGHTFYSNPTYQGAGSFGLDSSIDRARNRRIDSSVLQADSKRQYQLDLEKIRKGDDTRTTLMIKNIPNKYTSKMLLAAIDELHKGTYDFFYLPIDFKNKCNVGYAFINMISPVHIISFFQAFNGKKWEKFNSEKVASLAYARIQGRTALISHFQNSSLMNEDKRCRPILFHPNGPDAGNQEPFAIDDICIHMPLEDGLGDPLENEHDSNHNEKIXESSMAGSL, from the exons ATGGACCGATCGCCAGATCCTTTCAATCCACCAG gTCTTGTAGTACCACCTGCCATGAAGATGCGGCAGATGGCTGGAAGTAACAACCCGTGGAGGGCCCCACTGCTGAATGCACGCGGTGGTCTGGGTGATGCAAGCCTCTTCTCAACCTCGCTGCCTGTTTTTTCTCATGAAAAGT TGAACTTTCCTGATTCTGCACATGGTACTCCATTGATGGATGACACATCTGCCAAATTGAAAGTGTTTGATGATGATCCAGAAGAGAAGGACTACAAGTTTGATTTTGATCTTCGCCAGATAGACGACCTGTTGCCTGATGAAGATTTGCTTTTTGCGGGGATCACAGATGAGGTTGAGCCTGCTGGGCAGACAAATAACATGGAGGAATTGGAAGAGTTTGATGTATTTGGCAGTGGAGGGGGCATGGAGTTGGACTTATTAGACCCTGTGGAGAGCATCACAGCTGATTTGGGGAATTCAAGTATTGGTGATGGGGTTAGAGGCAATGGGATAAGCCCTTTTGGTCTCACAAGCACTGTCGGAACTGTGGCTGGGGAGCATCCATATGGGGAACACCCGTCCAGAACATTGTTTGTAAGGAACATCAATAGCAATGTTGAGGACTCTGAACTGCGCTCTTTGTTTGAG CAATATGGGGATATTCGAACCCTTTACACTGCAACAAAGCATAGGGGTTTTGTAATGATATCTTATTTTGATATCCGATCTGCACGCAATGCAATGCGTGCACTGCAGAACAAGCCTCTGAGGAGGAGAAAGCTGGACATCCATTTTTCCATCCCAAAG GAGAACCCATCGGAAAAAGATTTAAACCAGGGAACACTTGTTATTTTTAACCTAGATCCGTCAGTTTCTAATGAAGAGGTTCGCCAGATTTTCGGGGCATATGGGGAAGTGAAGGAG ATAAGAGAGACACCAAATAAAAAACATCATAAGTTTATAGAGTTCTATGATGTAAGAGCATCAGAGGCTGCTCTTCGGTCACTGAATAAAAGTGAGATAGCTGGAAAACGAATCAAGTTGGAACCAAGCCGTCCTGGTGGAACACGTAGAAA CTTGATGCAGCAGCTTGGTCATGATTTGGAACAAGAGGAGCCCAGAAGCTATAGACATCCTCATATTGGCTCACCTATTGCTAATTCTCCTCCAG GGGCATGGGCTCACTATAGTAGTCCAACCGACAATTCGTTGCAAGCTTTCAACAGGTCTCCAACTGGAAACGGGATGAGTCCTATTGGCATGCCTTCACTAATGTCAAATGCTGCAAAGATTGCACCTATTGGGAAGGATAACAATCGGTCTAAATATGATCAAGTATTCTCAAACGGCAACCAGCCCATTGGAGCTGCATTTCAGCATTCTCACTCGTACCCGGATCACAGCAGTGAGCATATGAGTTCTAGTCCTGGAACTTTAACAGGGCCCCAGTTTCTCTGGGGTAGTCCAAAGCCTTATTCAGAACATTCTCAGTCCCCTATATGGCGTCCACCAGCAATTGGACCTGCAATGTTATCTAATAGCCACTCTCAGGGGCTAGGCTTCTTGTATGGTAGCCGTCAGGCTTCATTGTTTGGGTCTTCAGATcagcaccatcatcatcatgttgGCTCCGCCCCTTCAGGTGCTCCATTCGAGAGCCATTTTGGCTTCTTACCGGAGTCACCAGAGACATCTTTTATGAAGCAATTCAGGTTCGGGAACATAGGAAATATTGGTAGTGGTCGAAACGGGGGAGGCCTCATGCTGAACATGGCTGGTCGTGCTTCTGTCAATCCTGTTTCTTCTCTAAGTGGAAGTCTGACAGATAATAGCTCCACTAACTTTAGACCGATGTTGTCTCCAAGATTGGGACATACATTCTACAGTAATCCAACATACCAAGGGGCTGGTTCTTTTGGACTTGACAGCTCCATTGATCGTGCCCGTAACCGCCGTATTGACAGCAGTGTGCTCCAAGCTGATAGCAAGAGGCAGTATCAGCTTGATTTGGAGAAGATCCGTAAAGGCGATGATACTCGAACGACATTGATGATAAAAAACATTCCAAACAA ATATACCTCTAAGATGCTTTTGGCTGCAATTGACGAGCTTCACAAAGGAACTTATGACTTTTTCTACCTACCAATTGATTTCAAG AACAAATGCAATGTTGGATATGCGTTCATCAACATGATATCACCTGTTCATATTATATCGTTCTTCCAG GCGTTTAATGGGAAGAAATGGGAAAAGTTCAACAGTGAGAAAGTAGCCTCCTTGGCTTATGCTAGAATTCAGGGAAGGACCGCACTCATTTCACATTTTCAGAATTCAAGTTTGATGAACGAGGACAAGAGATGCCGCCCCATTCTCTTTCATCCCAATGGGCCAGACGCTGGAAACCAG GAACCGTTTGCAATCGATGACATATGCATCCACATGCCGCTGGAAGATGGGTTGGGGGATCCCCTTGAGAATGAACACGACAGCAATCACAATGAGAAGAT GGAGAGCTCCATGGCGGGGAGCTTGTGA
- the LOC133894426 gene encoding geranylgeranyl pyrophosphate synthase 7, chloroplastic-like, whose protein sequence is MDKLASCFLQHGTSSQSFKPCTLQGSTSPLKPAPGRRSVSIVRCVPTKLAATGARGTSAEVGTGRNTKPQGGGGGASFDFERYLSAKAKAVQDALDAALSRLGRCPERLSESMRYSVLAGGKRVRPVLAITACELVGGAAAAATPVACAAEMIHTASLIHDDMPCVDNDALRRGRPANHVAFGEPTALLAGDALLAFAFEHLARGCSALGVPADRVLRAVAELGSAAGVGGVAAGQVADKASEGAPNVSLASLEYIHVHKTARLLEACAVSGAVVGGGGDEEVERVRRYAHSVGLLFQVVDDVLDVTRTSEQLGKTAGKDVAAGKATYPKLMGVDGARAYAAELLAKAEAELDVFDAARAAPLRHLARFIAYRQH, encoded by the coding sequence ATGGACAAGTTGGCATCCTGCTTCCTCCAACACGGAACATCATCCCAAAGCTTCAAGCCCTGCACTCTTCAGGGATCCACTTCACCACTCAAGCCTGCGCCTGGCAGGCGATCCGTTTCCATCGTCCGGTGCGTCCCGACCAAGCTTGCCGCCACAGGCGCCAGAGGCACCAGCGCCGAAGTCGGCACCGGCCGCAACACGAAGCcgcaaggcggcggcggcggcgccagctTCGACTTCGAGCGCTACCTGTCGGCCAAGGCCAAGGCAGTGCAAGACGCGCTGGACGCGGCCCTGTCCCGCCTCGGCCGCTGCCCGGAGCGCCTGAGCGAGTCCATGCGCTACTCGGTCCTCGCTGGCGGCAAGCGCGTGCGCCCCGTGCTGGCCATCACCGCGTGCGAGCTCGTCGGtggcgccgcggccgcggccaccCCAGTCGCCTGCGCCGCCGAGATGATTCACACCGCGTCGCTCATCCACGACGACATGCCGTGCGTGGACAACGACGCGCTCCGCCGCGGCCGCCCTGCCAACCACGTCGCCTTCGGCGAGCCCACGGCGCTGCTCGCGGGCGACGCGCTCCTCGCCTTCGCGTTCGAGCACCTGGCCCGCGGGTGCTCCGCGCTCGGCGTTCCCGCGGACCGCGTGCTACGCGCCGTCGCAGAGCTCGGGAGTGCGGCGGGCGTCGGGGGCGTCGCCGCGGGGCAGGTCGCGGACAAGGCGAGCGAGGGCGCGCCGAACGTGAGCCTGGCCTCCCTGGAGTACATCCACGTGCACAAGACTGCGCGGCTCCTCGAGGCCTGCGCCGTCTCCGGCGCCGTCGTCGGGGGAGGAGGGGACGAGGAGGTCGAGCGCGTCCGGCGGTACGCGCACTCCGTCGGGCTCTTGTTCCAGGTGGTGGACGACGTGCTGGACGTGACGCGCACGTCGGAGCAGCTCGGGAAGACGGCCGGGAAGGACGTGGCCGCCGGCAAGGCGACGTACCCGAAGCTGATGGGCGTCGACGGGGCGCGTGCGTACGCCGCCGAGCTCCTGGCGAAGGCCGAGGCGGAGCTCGACGTGTTCGACGCCGCGCGCGCCGCACCGCTGCGCCACCTCGCTCGGTTCATCGCGTACAGGCAGCACTGA